From the genome of Miscanthus floridulus cultivar M001 chromosome 10, ASM1932011v1, whole genome shotgun sequence, one region includes:
- the LOC136486257 gene encoding protein REBELOTE-like isoform X2, producing the protein MAKKLGKKARKFARKNLQSAAKRNRKIRNQFNHRRGPRRGGSAGREDGDEDVPQRVHDSTMVTNDEDATLIHGLEFPEDDAELDADLSDSDGYLSEDPGCPYYSDSEDEKADKDCIMEDGLDRQNDDMNRDIKKQKKKLKKLLDKDPEFANFLEKWQSGLESYRSKEDSDEDGMDSMDDDDDSNDGNSPNAKVLTSKTISEWCQLVSKDPKSPALRNLLNAFRDACQYGVHSDGPSMQRFQNARVFYQIITFVLSESDNVFRSLLEIQDDANKGKIMNLRNSKKWQTVDPLIKSYLRNSLDLLSQLTDNKILAFVLTRLRASVVLFSAYPSTSSRLVKILFRLWASGDQSLSLSAFLMIREVASLLPDCLDLCLTKSYNTYLASNKLVNDRNTKHIYFLIDCLVELYSLDVQKSYERAVTSVEQLNAILRQASKTKEKEDLRKIDNWQYINCVNLWVRFLCCHYKDYNLHPLFSEVLQVIRGVAHLFRGTRYLPLRLRLVQMLNELSSCSQMFYPIPSLLFDCLEFREVSQKEQTQRTKINFSSLLKVPKNLLKSRDFQEECVLSAIQVLSAHFAQWSYHVSFPEVATIPLFLLKKLHEQTTIEPLHRPIKRLIDQVIENKDFIERKREVVSFSPNDKASVDSFLQEEKVSRNTSFTRFYASVAENCQPKGRKTL; encoded by the exons ATGGCGAAGAAGCTGGGGAAGAAGGCGCGCAAGTTCGCGCGCAAGAACCTGCAGTCCGCCGCCAAGCGCAACCGCAAGATCCGCAACCAGTTCAACCACCGCCGCGGACCCCGCAGAG GTGGGAGCGCCGGCCGGGAGGATGGAGACGAGGACGTGCCGCAGCGGGTCCACGATTCCACCAT GGTCAccaatgatgaagatgctactttGATCCATGGCTTGGAGTTTCCAGAGGATGATGCTGAACTAGATGCTGATCTGTCTGACAGTGATGGTTATCTATCTGAG GATCCTGGATGTCCATACTATTCTGACAGCGAGGATGAGAAAGCTGATAAAG ATTGTATCATGGAAGATGGTTTGGACAGACAGAACGATGACATGAATCGGGATAtcaaaaagcaaaagaaaaagtTGAAGAAGTTGCTGGATAAG GACCCTGAATTTGCAAATTTCCTCGAAAAATGGCAGTCGGGGTTGGAGAGCTACAGAAGTAAAGAA GACTCTGATGAAGATGGAATGGATtctatggatgatgatgatgactccaaTGATGGAAATTCCCCAAATGCTAAGGTCCTTACAAGCAAGACTATAAGTGAATGGTGCCAGTTAGTGTCAAAGGATCCTAAATCACCTGCCTTGCGTAATTTACTAAATGCTTTTCGGGATGCTTGTCAATATGGTGTTCACTCTGATGGCCCCTCGATGCAGAGATTTCAAAATGCCAGGGTGTTTTATCAAATAATAACATTTGTCCTTTCTGAGTCAGACAATGTTTTCCGTTCTCTTTTGGAAATTCAAGATGATGCTAACAAAGGAAAAATTATGAACCTGAGAAATTCAAAGAAATGGCAAACTGTTGATCCTCTCATAAAGTCCTACTTACGGAATTCTCTTGATCTGCTTAGTCAACTTACTGACAACAAAATACTTGCCTTTGTTTTGACTCGGCTGAGAGCATCAGTGGTTCTTTTTTCTGCATATCCATCAACATCAAGTAGGCTTGTCAAG ATTTTATTTCGCTTGTGGGCAAGTGGTGATCAGAGCTTGTCTCTGTCAGCATTTCTTATGAtccgagaagtagcttcactgtTACCCGACTGTTTGGATCTCTGTTTAACTAAATCCTACAATACATACCTTGCCAGTAACAAGCTTGTGAATGACAGAAACACAAAGCATATTTATTTTCTGATTGACTGTCTGGTAGAGCTGTATTCTCTTGATGTTCAGAAATCGTATGAGAGGGCAGTAACCTCCGTGGAGCAACTGAATGCTATTCTTAGACAGGCTTCTAAAACCAAGGAAAAG GAAGATCTCAGGAAGATAGATAACTGGCAATATATTAATTGTGTCAACCTATGGGTTCGGTTTCTGTGTTGTCACTACAAGGATTACAATCTCCATCCCTTATTTTCTGAAGTTCTTCAAGTAATAAGAGGAGTGGCTCACTTATTCCGAGGCACAAGGTACTTACCGTTGAGACTGAGGCTTGTGCAGATGCTGAACGAGCTTTCCTCCTGCAGTCAGATGTTCTATCCAATTCCATCGTTGCTATTTGACTGCCTAGAATTCAGAGAAGTCTCTCAGAAAGAACAAACACAAAGAACAAAGATCAACTTCTCATCGCTGTTGAAG GTGCCAAAGAACCTGCTGAAATCAAGGGATTTCCAAGAGGAGTGCGTTCTTTCAGCGATTCAGGTTCTATCAGCACATTTTGCCCAGTGGAGCTACCATGTTTCCTTCCCAGAAGTAGCCACCATTCCTCTTTTCCTCTTGAAAAAGCTACACGAGCAGACAACAATTGAACCACTTCACCGTCCTATTAAGCGATTAATAGACCAG GTGATTGAGAACAAGGATTTTATTGAAaggaaaagagaggtggtatcctTCTCACCAAATGACAAGGCATCAGTTGATAGCTTCCTTCAG GAGGAGAAAGTCAGCAGAAACACTTCATTCACTCGATTTTATGCATCAGTAGCTGAAAACTGTCAACCAAAAG GGAGAAAAACACTTTAA
- the LOC136486257 gene encoding protein REBELOTE-like isoform X1 gives MAKKLGKKARKFARKNLQSAAKRNRKIRNQFNHRRGPRRGGSAGREDGDEDVPQRVHDSTMVTNDEDATLIHGLEFPEDDAELDADLSDSDGYLSEDPGCPYYSDSEDEKADKDCIMEDGLDRQNDDMNRDIKKQKKKLKKLLDKDPEFANFLEKWQSGLESYRSKEVLDSDEDGMDSMDDDDDSNDGNSPNAKVLTSKTISEWCQLVSKDPKSPALRNLLNAFRDACQYGVHSDGPSMQRFQNARVFYQIITFVLSESDNVFRSLLEIQDDANKGKIMNLRNSKKWQTVDPLIKSYLRNSLDLLSQLTDNKILAFVLTRLRASVVLFSAYPSTSSRLVKILFRLWASGDQSLSLSAFLMIREVASLLPDCLDLCLTKSYNTYLASNKLVNDRNTKHIYFLIDCLVELYSLDVQKSYERAVTSVEQLNAILRQASKTKEKEDLRKIDNWQYINCVNLWVRFLCCHYKDYNLHPLFSEVLQVIRGVAHLFRGTRYLPLRLRLVQMLNELSSCSQMFYPIPSLLFDCLEFREVSQKEQTQRTKINFSSLLKVPKNLLKSRDFQEECVLSAIQVLSAHFAQWSYHVSFPEVATIPLFLLKKLHEQTTIEPLHRPIKRLIDQVIENKDFIERKREVVSFSPNDKASVDSFLQEEKVSRNTSFTRFYASVAENCQPKGRKTL, from the exons ATGGCGAAGAAGCTGGGGAAGAAGGCGCGCAAGTTCGCGCGCAAGAACCTGCAGTCCGCCGCCAAGCGCAACCGCAAGATCCGCAACCAGTTCAACCACCGCCGCGGACCCCGCAGAG GTGGGAGCGCCGGCCGGGAGGATGGAGACGAGGACGTGCCGCAGCGGGTCCACGATTCCACCAT GGTCAccaatgatgaagatgctactttGATCCATGGCTTGGAGTTTCCAGAGGATGATGCTGAACTAGATGCTGATCTGTCTGACAGTGATGGTTATCTATCTGAG GATCCTGGATGTCCATACTATTCTGACAGCGAGGATGAGAAAGCTGATAAAG ATTGTATCATGGAAGATGGTTTGGACAGACAGAACGATGACATGAATCGGGATAtcaaaaagcaaaagaaaaagtTGAAGAAGTTGCTGGATAAG GACCCTGAATTTGCAAATTTCCTCGAAAAATGGCAGTCGGGGTTGGAGAGCTACAGAAGTAAAGAAGTATTG GACTCTGATGAAGATGGAATGGATtctatggatgatgatgatgactccaaTGATGGAAATTCCCCAAATGCTAAGGTCCTTACAAGCAAGACTATAAGTGAATGGTGCCAGTTAGTGTCAAAGGATCCTAAATCACCTGCCTTGCGTAATTTACTAAATGCTTTTCGGGATGCTTGTCAATATGGTGTTCACTCTGATGGCCCCTCGATGCAGAGATTTCAAAATGCCAGGGTGTTTTATCAAATAATAACATTTGTCCTTTCTGAGTCAGACAATGTTTTCCGTTCTCTTTTGGAAATTCAAGATGATGCTAACAAAGGAAAAATTATGAACCTGAGAAATTCAAAGAAATGGCAAACTGTTGATCCTCTCATAAAGTCCTACTTACGGAATTCTCTTGATCTGCTTAGTCAACTTACTGACAACAAAATACTTGCCTTTGTTTTGACTCGGCTGAGAGCATCAGTGGTTCTTTTTTCTGCATATCCATCAACATCAAGTAGGCTTGTCAAG ATTTTATTTCGCTTGTGGGCAAGTGGTGATCAGAGCTTGTCTCTGTCAGCATTTCTTATGAtccgagaagtagcttcactgtTACCCGACTGTTTGGATCTCTGTTTAACTAAATCCTACAATACATACCTTGCCAGTAACAAGCTTGTGAATGACAGAAACACAAAGCATATTTATTTTCTGATTGACTGTCTGGTAGAGCTGTATTCTCTTGATGTTCAGAAATCGTATGAGAGGGCAGTAACCTCCGTGGAGCAACTGAATGCTATTCTTAGACAGGCTTCTAAAACCAAGGAAAAG GAAGATCTCAGGAAGATAGATAACTGGCAATATATTAATTGTGTCAACCTATGGGTTCGGTTTCTGTGTTGTCACTACAAGGATTACAATCTCCATCCCTTATTTTCTGAAGTTCTTCAAGTAATAAGAGGAGTGGCTCACTTATTCCGAGGCACAAGGTACTTACCGTTGAGACTGAGGCTTGTGCAGATGCTGAACGAGCTTTCCTCCTGCAGTCAGATGTTCTATCCAATTCCATCGTTGCTATTTGACTGCCTAGAATTCAGAGAAGTCTCTCAGAAAGAACAAACACAAAGAACAAAGATCAACTTCTCATCGCTGTTGAAG GTGCCAAAGAACCTGCTGAAATCAAGGGATTTCCAAGAGGAGTGCGTTCTTTCAGCGATTCAGGTTCTATCAGCACATTTTGCCCAGTGGAGCTACCATGTTTCCTTCCCAGAAGTAGCCACCATTCCTCTTTTCCTCTTGAAAAAGCTACACGAGCAGACAACAATTGAACCACTTCACCGTCCTATTAAGCGATTAATAGACCAG GTGATTGAGAACAAGGATTTTATTGAAaggaaaagagaggtggtatcctTCTCACCAAATGACAAGGCATCAGTTGATAGCTTCCTTCAG GAGGAGAAAGTCAGCAGAAACACTTCATTCACTCGATTTTATGCATCAGTAGCTGAAAACTGTCAACCAAAAG GGAGAAAAACACTTTAA